The Hordeum vulgare subsp. vulgare chromosome 7H, MorexV3_pseudomolecules_assembly, whole genome shotgun sequence DNA window tttttctcaaatattGAACACTGAAAAACAGAAATTGCACTAACCAAGATATTCAAGTTGGTTCGGCTTTTCTGATATGACTTTTTGTTCCGTTTTGACATGCATCGGTTTAGATCCCCGCTCGCACCGGCCGGGTTTGCGTGCTTTCATGAAATGTGATGTTGCCTcgttcctcctcctccctctattCTCGTGGTGCTTTCATGAAATTAGGAGTTAAAGTCAATCTCCGACGTTGGAAGTGGAAGTGGAAGTGGAAGTGGAAGTGGACAGTAATTaaacgtgcgtgcgtgcgtgcgtgcagcTATGAGGtgtgaacaagaacaagaatctgAGGCGCCACGCCCCATCATTTCCCACTGGTACTGCTACGGTATATATTTACAGGCCTGTCACATGATGATGCATTCGTGGGTTCATCCATCACTTGTAGACTAATCCATCATGGCCTTCGCGGGCGTGTCGATCATCGCCAACGGCGTGCTCCAGGACGGTTCCAGCAGGAACGCCGGCGCGGCCTGCGGGTACCATTTGCTCGTCGTTGAAGGCCACAACGGTCTGCAGCAATGCATCATGTCTCGCGCCTTCACAGTAGGAGGCCATCGctggtgcatctactactaccccGGCGGCCGCTGCCAGGAGGACGCCGGCTTCATATCACTTCATATTTGCCTGTACGAGCAAATGGAAACTACTGCAGACCCCGTGAGGGCGCAGTTCGATTTCAGTCTCGTCGATGAGACGGATCAGCAAGAGTCCGCACGTATCCATGGCAACAAAATATTCGAGTTCCGTGGCTACTCCCTTCATGGGAACGACAGGTTCATGACAAGCGAGGACTTGACGAAATGGAGAAACCGAAAGGACAACGACAACAGCTTATTCGCCATCCGCTGCGATGTCTTGGTCCAAAATCCAACATGGAACACTTCTCCCTTCATCCTAGTACCGCCACCCGACATGCCACGGAACTTCACCGACTTTCTCCTGGCAGGGGAGGGCACCGATGTTGTCTTCCGTGTAGGTGATGAGTCGTTCCCTGCCCACCGATGCGTTCTCGCGGCCCGCTCTAAAGTCTTCAGGGCGTCGTTCTTTGGCCCGATGAAGGAAGGTACGTCGACCACGGCTGCCGCCGtgcagatagatgacatggatgCAGCGGTGTTCAAGGCGTTGCTTGGGTTCATCTACGGCGACTCGCTGCCAGTGCCGACGCAGGATGAGAATGAGGGTGTCCTGCTGCAGCACCTGCTTGTCGCGGCGGATCGATATGATATCCCGAGACTGAAGGCGATGTGCGAGACGAAGCTGTGCGACCACATCAAGGTGAGCACGGTGGCAACCATCATGGCGCTTGCCGATCAGCACGGCTGCGATGGTCTGAAAAAGACGTGCTATCAATACCTCCGCTGTCCAGCGAACCTGAACGCGGTCATGGCAACGGACGGCTTTGATCTTCTCTACAGGAGCTACCCGGCTCTTATGAAGGACATGATGCTGGCCATGCTGCGGCCTAAGTAGGAGCGGTTAAACGTGATGCACTTGCTGGATCTTCTATATATTTATTATCTTCTATATTTGTATCCCTGATTCGGAGATGGAAAAGTGATATCGCATGTTTAAACAGTTCATCTCAACGCAATGGCTCTGCTCTTATATAGCACTATTTTGTTGCTtttttttttacccttgattttGAAATGAAAAAAATCTCGGTATTTTGTCTACATAGAAACATATTTCATATAAAATCAGACGCACTAGCTCCATATATATTTGCTACGATGCTATAAAGATGACATAATCAGGAAATTAAAAATTCCTCTGGAACTTACTTGCTAATCTTATGACAAAGGGAAATATTACGTATTAATTTTCAAAAACATTATGAAGATGCCATTTGTGGTAACATTAACTAGCAAGTTTCAATGACACTTTATGGAGAAAACTAAGGGTCAACCTTATGATAATCCTAGAAGATCGACCATCCTGGCATCCGTTGAATGGAGCCGTAGAAAGTACTCCGATCCCTGCTCGTTAGCCGTTGAGCCTTTGCAACAAGGTTGGTATCGTGCTCAGCGGTTCGCAACACAAGTCTTGTTGCAATCCCGCCAAATAGTTTTTTCCTTTTATGACAGCGACTACAACCTTGTTTGTTGCAACATACCATCGAACAATTTATTTTCTTGTGCAGCAGCGACTACAGCTTAATCCTCAAATCCCCTTCCTTCCAACAATGTTGTGTGTCAGCACCTTGCAACCTGAGACTTCTTGCAATCCCCATCAAACTGTTTTTTTTTCTTGCGACAACTATTGTACACCTTTGAGATTAATAACCATAGGAAAAAATCTTCTATTCCGCGTTGATAGAAGTGAGGGTCCCGATCTTTTAGTGAGATGGTGGCTGTCAATTTGATGGTGATGACTTCGACGATAAAACATTTCTTTGACTCTATGCAATTGCCCACGTAGTTTGTCGGCCAGCCAGAGTTCAAATAGGTCCTCTTTCTATACTTCAGATGAAGCACTTCAACCGCGGGCgcaggtccccccccccccccacccccaccccccatagTGGGAGTAGGAGCAGAGTTGGATGATGTCGCAACAACAGGGGTCATACTAGAAGGTTTGGTGACTATCGTCGGGGGTGTTTGTTGGACACTGAGGGAGGTGGGACCAGCAATATTTTGCAAGCTTCGGCGTTATGTTTAACTTTTGAACAGGTCAGCTTCTCGGTCTTAGAGCATCTTTAGCAAACCCCTTAAACCACGGAACTGAAAACGTTCGCGTAAAACGTGTTTTAAGGGTCGATTTGAGCTGCGACCGAAAACCCTTAAAGTTATACTGTAAAATTGATATCCGTTTTATATTCTTTTccaagtcttcttcttcctctcgcccgTGTCCATAGACAGTGCGCTTATATGAAACCGCCAGCGTCCAGAACAATGCACGAAGCTAGCTCATCCCTGGTCGGATAGATCCAGGAGCTTCTCAGTCGCTATAATGAGCTCCTCCGTAGTTGCTCGACTTTTGAACAAGAATCAATCCAAACAACCAAATACCAAGCCGCGGTCGCTGTATCTAGCTGAATCAATGCACGAGCTAGCTAGCTCGCGTAATCGATTCGAACGGGCACAggaactagctagctagctaccTGACTGGATTCGAGCGGCTGCGGGCAGGCGCAACGGCAGGGGCGGGTGGCCGACGTTCGGGGGCGGGCGGCCGGCGTTCGGGGACGGGCGGGGAAACGCCAATGGCGGCGCACGGCGGATACAGAAGTTTTCATAGCAGTTGGGCTCCCGCTAACCGTTTTCTCTCGCTACAGGGCATCATAAAAACAGACGCAGAAACTGTGTTTTTGCAGCTCGGAAGGAGCTTTTTACCGTACCCTTTATAAAAAAATTACAGGTCAGTGTCGTTTACGAGTTCTATTCGAATTGTTTTT harbors:
- the LOC123409591 gene encoding BTB/POZ and MATH domain-containing protein 2-like — encoded protein: MAFAGVSIIANGVLQDGSSRNAGAACGYHLLVVEGHNGLQQCIMSRAFTVGGHRWCIYYYPGGRCQEDAGFISLHICLYEQMETTADPVRAQFDFSLVDETDQQESARIHGNKIFEFRGYSLHGNDRFMTSEDLTKWRNRKDNDNSLFAIRCDVLVQNPTWNTSPFILVPPPDMPRNFTDFLLAGEGTDVVFRVGDESFPAHRCVLAARSKVFRASFFGPMKEGTSTTAAAVQIDDMDAAVFKALLGFIYGDSLPVPTQDENEGVLLQHLLVAADRYDIPRLKAMCETKLCDHIKVSTVATIMALADQHGCDGLKKTCYQYLRCPANLNAVMATDGFDLLYRSYPALMKDMMLAMLRPK